One window from the genome of Magnolia sinica isolate HGM2019 chromosome 4, MsV1, whole genome shotgun sequence encodes:
- the LOC131244532 gene encoding WUSCHEL-related homeobox 3-like, producing MPQAVSTRWCPTPDQLMILEEMYKGGIKTPNAFQIQQITAHLSLYGKIEGKNVFYWFQNHKARDRQKLRRLSRQQPQQQLPQQNPTHSLHQGGIEEITQVKNFHGQLETSRREGIEKAAMACQDEWTVMMDVGPTSCYRPLKTLELFPIKSTGLKEERNASGLP from the exons ATGCCTCAGGCAGTTTCAACAAGATGGTGCCCAACACCAGATCAGCTGATGATCTTGGAAGAGATGTATAAAGGCGGGATAAAGACTCCAAACGCCTTTCAGATACAACAGATAACTGCCCATCTCTCCTTGTATGGAAAGATTGAAGGGAAGAATGTTTTCTACTGGTTTCAGAATCACAAGGCCAGAGATAGGCAGAAGCTGAGGAGGCTCAGTAGACAACAACCCCAACAGCAGCTTCCCCAGCAAAACCCAACTCACTCACTTCATCAG GGAGGTATCGAAGAGATAACCCAAGTGAAGAATTTCCACGGCCAGTTGGAGACTTCAAGAAGGGAAGGCATAGAGAAGGCAGCTATGGCCTGCCAGGATGAATGGACGGTGATGATGGATGTAGGTCCAACTTCATGTTACAGACCTCTTAAAACCCTAGAACTCTTCCCTATTAAAAGTACTGGGCTTAAGGAAGAGCGAAATGCATCAGGACTACCCTAG